The DNA window CTACGCCCTTGTGATCACGAATTTCTTGCAGTACAGGATGGTAACGGTTTTTTTGGAAGCGTGAACTAATCCGAGTGTAGTTGATTGGATTGCGCATAAAGGCTTTGCGCAGGTTTTCACCTTGATCGTCAAAATAACCAATCAGCTCACCGTCTTTTTCAAAGCGTATGGCTTTAACTTGGCGCTGGCGAGTGCCAACGATGAGTTCTGCGGCGAGAATTTTGCCATCACCAATGTATTCATTGTCTAGGTATTGGCGTTCATAGATTATATTCAGTTGGTTTCCTGCGCGTAATTCGCGGCTGTAGTCAACTTCCCAAGCAAAAATATCGGCAAGGTTCATAATCGAGTTTGAGCTTAAGCCTGCTGCACGCCCTGCAAGGTAGAGTGAGTTATCAATGTTTGCCGAGGCTTGAGTGATGCGTGTTTCAACTGGGCGCTGATAGCTAGAAATGACCATCTGATCATTTTCTATTGTTAAGTGATGACTCAGTGTTCGCGTTTTTTGTAGGTCGATTTTATGGAGCTGGTTGTTTTCATCCGTCCAGATAACGAGTGTGTCACCCACATTAAGGCGTGTGAAAAAATGCGCATTTTCTAGGCGACTGATTTGGTAGCTGACTTGGGGGGCTTTGTCTATTCCATTTAATGCATGGCTTAAACTTTGGTTGCGTCCAATCGTAAATTCTCGACTTTGTAAGTTAAGCGGCTGTTTAAGCTTTTCTGAAGGCACGCTGCTAGATTGAATCGGCGAAGGTAATTCAAGGGATTGCTTTTCTAGCGAGTGATTTGGGTTGGCATACAGGTGGGGGGATAGAATAATTAAACTTGCCAATACTATAAGAGAGAGGGATTTATTTAGCGCGTTGAGCACAAACTGATTTTTAGTGTAGTTG is part of the Thiomicrospira microaerophila genome and encodes:
- a CDS encoding M23 family metallopeptidase, with the translated sequence MTLNNYTKNQFVLNALNKSLSLIVLASLIILSPHLYANPNHSLEKQSLELPSPIQSSSVPSEKLKQPLNLQSREFTIGRNQSLSHALNGIDKAPQVSYQISRLENAHFFTRLNVGDTLVIWTDENNQLHKIDLQKTRTLSHHLTIENDQMVISSYQRPVETRITQASANIDNSLYLAGRAAGLSSNSIMNLADIFAWEVDYSRELRAGNQLNIIYERQYLDNEYIGDGKILAAELIVGTRQRQVKAIRFEKDGELIGYFDDQGENLRKAFMRNPINYTRISSRFQKNRYHPVLQEIRDHKGVDYAAPTGTPIYAAGDGTIKFRGWGNGYGNYIIIQHAGRYETVYGHMSRFGKFRQGQQVKQGEVIGYVGMTGLATGPHLHYEFRIDGVHHDPLTVKFPNAEPIPKQYKQNFLEYAAVMQAQLERINPDATKLAFKFE